A single region of the Triticum dicoccoides isolate Atlit2015 ecotype Zavitan chromosome 2B, WEW_v2.0, whole genome shotgun sequence genome encodes:
- the LOC119365233 gene encoding cytochrome P450 86A22-like, translated as MEAGTWAVVVAAAAAYLAWFWRMSRGLSGPRVWPLVGSLPGLLQHAEDMHEWIVGNLRRTGGTYQTCIFAVPGVARRGGLVTVTCDPRNLEHVLKARFDNYPKGPFWHGVFSDLLGDGIFNSDGDTWVAQRKTAALEFTTRTLRTAMSRWVSRSIHHRMLPILSDAAASGAHVDLQDLLLRLTFDNICGLAFGKDPETLARGLPENAFATSFDRATEATLNRFIFPEFVWRCKKWLGLGMETTLARSVAHVDRYLSAVIKTRKLELAGKIDGSGATTPHDDLLSRFMRKGTYSDDSLQHVALNFILAGRDTSSVALSWFFWLVSTHPDVERKIVRELCAVLAASRGADDPALWLAAPFDYEELDRLVYLKAALSETLRLYPSVPEDSKHVVADDYLPDGTFVPAGSSVTYSIYSAGRMKTVWGEDCLEFRPERWLSADGTKFEPHDSYRFVAFNAGPRICLGKDLAYLQMKNIAGSILLRHRLAVAPGHRVEQKMSLTLFMKHGLRMVVRPRDLAPTLDELRAAAAAPAVAACA; from the coding sequence ATGGAGGCTGGGACGTGGGCGgtggtcgtggcggcggcggccgcgtaCCTGGCGTGGTTCTGGCGGATGTCGCGCGGGCTCAGCGGGCCCAGGGTGTGGCCGCTGGTGGGCAGCCTGCCGGGGCTCCTGCAGCACGCGGAGGACATGCACGAGTGGATCGTCGGCAACCTGCGCCGCACCGGGGGCACCTACCAGACCTGCATCTTCGCGGTGCCGGGCGTGGCCCGCCGCGGCGGGCTGGTCACGGTCACGTGCGACCCCAGGAACCTGGAGCACGTCCTCAAGGCGCGCTTCGACAACTACCCCAAGGGCCCCTTCTGGCACGGCGTCTTCAGCGACCTgctcggcgacggcatcttcaactCCGACGGCGACACCTGGGTGGCGCAGCGCAAGACGGCCGCGCTCGAGTTCACCACCCGCACCCTCCGCACCGCCATGTCCCGCTGGGTCTCCCGCTCCATCCACCACCGCATGCTCCCCATCCTGTCCGACGCGGCGGCCTCCGGCGCGCACGTCGACCTGCAggacctcctcctccgcctcacctTCGACAACATCTGCGGCCTCGCCTTCGGCAAGGACCCGGAGACGCTCGCCCGTGGCCTCCCCGAGAACGCCTTCGCCACCTCCTTCGACCGCGCCACGGAGGCCACGCTCAACCGCTTCATCTTCCCGGAGTTCGTGTGGCGGTGCAAGAAGTGGCTGGGGCTCGGCATGGAGACCACGCTGGCGCGCAGCGTCGCGCACGTCGACCGGTACCTCTCCGCCGTCATCAAGACGCgcaagctcgagctcgccggcaagATCGACGGGTCGGGTGCGACCACGCCGCACGACGACCTCTTGTCGCGCTTCATGCGCAAGGGGACCTACTCCGACGATTCCCTGCAGCACGTGGCGCTCAACTTCATCCTCGCCGGCCGCGACACCTCCTCGGTGGCGCTCTCCTGGTTCTTCTGGCTGGTCTCCACCCACCCCGACGTGGAGCGCAAGATCGTGCGCGAGCTCTGCGCCGTCCTGGCGGCGTCCCGCGGCGCAGACGACCCGGCATTGTGGCTGGCCGCCCCGTTCGACTACGAGGAATTGGACCGCCTAGTGTACCTCAAGGCGGCGCTCTCGGAGACCCTCCGGCTGTACCCGTCCGTGCCGGAGGACTCGAAGCACGTGGTCGCCGACGACTACCTCCCCGACGGCACGTTCGTGCCGgccgggtcgtcggtgacgtactcCATCTACTCGGCCGGGCGCATGAAGACGGTGTGGGGCGAGGACTGCCTCGAGTTCCGGCCGGAGCGGTGGCTGTCGGCCGACGGCACCAAGTTCGAACCGCACGACTCGTACAGGTTCGTGGCGTTCAACGCCGGGCCGCGCATATGCCTGGGCAAGGACCTGGCGTACCTGCAGATGAAGAACATCGCCGGGAGCATCCTCCTCCGTCACCGCCTCGCCGTGGCGCCGGGGCACCGCGTGGAGCAGAAGATGTCGCTCACGCTGTTCATGAAGCACGGGCTCCGGATGGTGGTGCGCCCGCGCGACCTCGCCCCGACCCTCGACGAGCTCCGCGCCGCGGCCGCGGCGCCCGCCGTCGCGGCCTGCGCGTAG